AAACAAAATTTTAAATCTAAAGACTGGGAAATTTATTTTAGAATCAATTGAAATTGAAAATCAGTCTAATTTATTTGGTAAACTTTATACGCTAAAAGAAATTAACAAAATTCAACAACTGGAAACTAAAATACGCAAAGAAATTTATAAAAAAGGCTTGGTTGCAAAACATAGTTTGAATGATGTCATTACAAATAATGAAAAAATGAAGCAAGTAATAATGAAGGCAAAAAAATATGCCGTTACAAATTCGACTGTTCTAATCACGGGTGAAAGCGGTACAGGAAAAGAATTGATAGCTCAGGGAATCCATTCAGAGAGCCGTCGAAAAGACGGACCATTCGTAGCTGTAAATTGTGCAGCTCTTTCCGACACACTTTTGGAAAGTGAACTGTTTGGCTATGAAGATGGTGCATTTACAGGAGCAAAAAAAGGGGGAAAAGCTGGAGTTTTTGAATTAGCACATGGTGGCAGTATTTTTTTGGATGAAATTGGGGAAATTTCAAATAAAATCCAAGCCATGTTATTACGTGTTTTGCAAGAAAAAGAAGTGATGAAAGTAGGAGGAGACAAGCTTATTCCTGTAGATGTTCGAGTCATTGCTGCTACAAATAAAAACCTATGGGAAAAGGTACAGGATGGTTCTTTTAGAGAAGATCTGTATTTCCGATTAAATATTTTGAGGCTAAAAATACCTCCTTTAAGAGATCACATCGATGATATTCCCTATTTAATGGAACATCTATTTCTAAAACATGGGATACATTTTTCATGGCAAAAGGCTCCTAGTGATTTGAAAAAGTTTTTTTATCAGTATTACTGGCCCGGAAACATTCGTCAATTGGGGAACATCGTTGAACGCATGGCAGTAACTGGGGGATTTGAATATTCAGACCTTATGGAAGAGATACAATTTGATCAATTAAAGGGAAATCAAGAAATTAACGAACCTGTTGATCAAAGACAAAGTCGAAATATGATATTATTGGGCGTCGATAAATTGGATGAAATGGAAAAAATAATAATTAAAAAAGTTATGGAGATGAATGATAACAATAGAAGTATTGTAGCCGAAAAGTTAGGAATTAGTCGAACAACACTTTGGAAGAAAATTAAGGAGTTGTAAGATGGTGAACTTACCAAAAGAAGTGACAATTGCTGAAGTATGTCCACGTGATGGTTTTCAAAGTTTAAAAGAAACTGTTCCTGTAGATGAAAAAATCTCATTCATTAACGGGTTGATGGAATGTGGATTTAAACAAATAGAAGTCACATCATTCGTTCATCCAAAGGCAATCCCGCAGTTGAAAGATGCGGATGAAGTGTTACACAGGATTAATCGGAAGAACAATGTAAAATTGCGCGCACTGGTTCCCAATTTACATGGCTTAGAACGCGCCATTGCCTCGAATGTTGATAAAGTGAAATTAATGTTATCGGCTTCGGATTCCCACAGCTTGAGTAATGCAAACCGTAAAACTATGGAAGCAATGGCTCAGTTCGATTCACTTGTTAAAAGGGCAAAAGAAACAACGGTTAAAGTTTCCGGTTCTATCTCGGTTGCTTTCGGATGCCCTTACGAAGGTGAAATCCCAGTTGAAAGACATCTTGCGATATGCAAAAAGTATGATGAGCTTGGAATTCACGATATTTCACTTGCTGATACGTCAGGTATGGCTAATCCGGTTAAGGTGAAGCGTATCATTGCGACATTAAGAGATGCGTATCCTCACTTCAACTTTTCACTCCATCTTCATAATACTAGGGGAATGGCTTTTGCCAATGCTGTTGCAGGCTTGAAGGAAGGAATAGTCGATTTTGACAGTTCTGTAGCTGGATTTGGAGGATGCCCTTATGCACCGAATGCAAGTGGAAATATCGCGACAGAAGATTTGGTTCATGGCTTAGAAGAAATGGGTATTCAAACTGGTATTGATTTGGATCGGCTAAT
This is a stretch of genomic DNA from Pueribacillus theae. It encodes these proteins:
- a CDS encoding sigma 54-interacting transcriptional regulator; this encodes MTSPYPEMTELISSISKEINIPVKVIEAMMDEAADKIKKEIDENPCIEVIISRAGTLHEISKSNINRPIIHCDNSDFDFLEAFWRAKDIGERIGFLTFVDQKYLYNFNKLNEILGFEVILYPYQNWQELIEQIERAYLDQVNVLVGGGTRAKKYIHEKGMQSNYISTSPRMIERAIIRANDIAQYRIDAREKVEQLNTIINFVGEPIFLTDKSKKIVYFNPMAEKVLGVNSEKIIGLNIKEANLQSIAEALEENVSKNKILNLKTGKFILESIEIENQSNLFGKLYTLKEINKIQQLETKIRKEIYKKGLVAKHSLNDVITNNEKMKQVIMKAKKYAVTNSTVLITGESGTGKELIAQGIHSESRRKDGPFVAVNCAALSDTLLESELFGYEDGAFTGAKKGGKAGVFELAHGGSIFLDEIGEISNKIQAMLLRVLQEKEVMKVGGDKLIPVDVRVIAATNKNLWEKVQDGSFREDLYFRLNILRLKIPPLRDHIDDIPYLMEHLFLKHGIHFSWQKAPSDLKKFFYQYYWPGNIRQLGNIVERMAVTGGFEYSDLMEEIQFDQLKGNQEINEPVDQRQSRNMILLGVDKLDEMEKIIIKKVMEMNDNNRSIVAEKLGISRTTLWKKIKEL
- a CDS encoding hydroxymethylglutaryl-CoA lyase — protein: MVNLPKEVTIAEVCPRDGFQSLKETVPVDEKISFINGLMECGFKQIEVTSFVHPKAIPQLKDADEVLHRINRKNNVKLRALVPNLHGLERAIASNVDKVKLMLSASDSHSLSNANRKTMEAMAQFDSLVKRAKETTVKVSGSISVAFGCPYEGEIPVERHLAICKKYDELGIHDISLADTSGMANPVKVKRIIATLRDAYPHFNFSLHLHNTRGMAFANAVAGLKEGIVDFDSSVAGFGGCPYAPNASGNIATEDLVHGLEEMGIQTGIDLDRLIALGQELSKAYPQQADSFIQKAGKISDLHKSPTNQIKLVNE